The following nucleotide sequence is from Ahniella affigens.
TGTGAACGCTGGGTGACCAGCCCCCACAAATCGGTAATCGAATGAAACGGTTGCGCGCGGCCGGTTTTGACATCTTCGACCACACCGGCGATGTGATCCTGGTTGCGCCGATAGATGCGGACCACAAAACTGTAAAGCGGGTTCATGCAAGTCTCCATAATTGAGACTGCAGTCTGCATCTGACCCGGCTATTTATTGCCTACTTATTGACGGAGAAGCTGCAACAGTCGTTCGGTGGCCGCTGCAGGCGGCAGCCCAATGGTGGCCAACAGGACTTGCCGCAATCGTTGGTACGCCGCAATGCCCTCGCTTCGCCGGCCGAGACGCTGGTAGCAGCGCATCAGGCCCTGATAGAACGATTCGATCGCTGGGTCCGCATCAAGGCCCTTCAGGTAAAGCGTGATCGCTGCGTCGTCCTGTTGCCCGGCCTCCAGTTGCTGCGCATGGCGGGCGAGGGCATGCAGAAAGCGGCTTCGCAATCGTTCTCGTGTGGCAACTGGCCAGGATTCACCATCTTCCTCCTCCAGGAAGGCGCCACGGTACAGGTTCTGGGCCCGAGCCAGATGGGCCGCCTCCGACACATCGCGGCGCTGCGCCGCCTCGTCTGCTTTGACCAACGCTTGCTCGAATGCAAACACATCGACCCACCAGCGGCCGGGCTGCAAGCTCAGACGACCGCCCCGTTGCTGGAGCGCCGCCGGATCGCCCAACAACACTCGCAGCCTGATCACGGTGGCGTCCATTGCGCGCGCTGCGACATCGCCATCGTCATCGGGCCACAGAGCATCGAGCAGGCGTTGCTCGGACACGCTGGTGCCGCCGAGCGCGATGATGGCTTTCAACAACGCCAATGTCTTGCGCGGCAGCTTGCGGGAATACTCCAAGGGCTTGCCATCACGCAGCAGTTCGAAGCGCCCGAGCATGCGGACTGCAAAGGCCCAAGGCCAGCCCGGTGCGTCCACCTCTGGCGGCGCCAGACCGAAATTGCGCACGGCACGGCGCAAATCACCGGAATCGGGTGATTGCCTGAGCGCTTCACCCAGAACGACCGCTAGGGCGCTTGGGTGCTGGCGCAGGAAATAAAGGCCTTCCAGGTTGGCCACGCAAGCCTGCAAGTCTCGATGAACGGATTTCGCCGGATCGGTCCGGACCTGCGCGTACACGCGTACGACCGCGCTCGCCGAGGCGAGGTGATTCAGGCAGGTACCAACCAACAATTGGTCAGCCGCATCAATACAGTGGTGAACAATGGCGGTGTCGCCGGCATCTACGGCATATAGCGCCAAAAGCAAGCGTGCCTGGCTGCGCAGCCACAGCGGCCCGGCCTGATCGAGCAGGTCAATTTGTTGGCGCGCCCGCTGTACCGCTTCGGCAGGTTCGCCCAGGTGGCTGGCAATGCCAGCGCGAAGCCCCAAGTCCAGGGCCCGATCCAGTCGTCGCGTCAGACTTGAATGCGCGCTCGCGGCATCGCATTCAATCCGAGCACGATCTGCATCACGCTCACACAAGGCCAGGATCGCGCGCCCGAAGCGTGAATAAATGCGCAAGAGCGGTAGCTGCAAGGCATGTTCGTGGGCGATACCTTGGGCGCGTTCATACAGTATCTCAGCGTCACGGTCGCGACCTTGGCGGACCCGGCAATGAGCCTCCTGCAATGTCCACAGCGCACGGTAGTTTGGCGTGAGCACCGGATCAGACAACCACGGCTGGACTATCGCGATCAGGCGATCGGCTTCGACGAATTGGGCAGCAATCTGCAGGTGCGCCAGCACCAGCGTTGCCGCATCGACTTTGGCGTTGGGCGACGCTCCGCTGTCGGCGAGCAGCACCTGAATCTTGGCGATGACCGGGTCGATTAGTGCCGCCAGGGGTCGCTGATAGGAGAGGGCAAACAGCACCGCGCCATACACACGCAACGCCGCCGCTGGCGCTGGCAGGGCCGGATCATCATCCAATAGTGGCAACAGGCGATCCAACCAGCGATCCACCTGGCCATGGTCAAATTCAAGATAGTGGGTGGCCAGAACCGCTGAACAGCTCAGGATTTTCCCAATCCGATCGTCCTCGCCAAAAAGCTCATGGCTGTGCTCGAATTGCGCGCGCGCCTGCATGGGCGAACCTGGCGCGAGCGCGACGCCATACCAGAGGCTCAGCCAGGACGACCCACGGACCAACGCCTCCGGCAACTGCGTGATCCAAGCGAGCAGCGAGGCATTGCGGCCTTGTTCAAACATCAATGGTGCGAACCGATTGACGATTTCGGCGGTCAACGGCCAATTGTTGGCCGCTACTGCCAGTTCGAATGCCGGCTCCGGCAATTCGCGAGCCATTAGGCAAACGGCAGCCTGCGTGCGCGCATTGGCTACTCCTTGCGCATCTTGTCGACGCTCAAATTCTCGAACCAGAAAGGCGCGGAACAAGTCGTGGAACTGATAGATGTCGCCGCGTCGCTCGACGAACATGCGCTTCTTGTAGAGGCGTTCCAGCAAAGGCCAGACTGCCGCCCCGGCAGCCATTGCACTGGCATCTGCAGCGGTGACATTCGGCAGCAATGCCGCGCGCATCAGCGGCACATGTGCCTCCGGCTCAATGCTCGCGAATATTTGTGCGGCGAAGTAGTCGAACAACCATTCGCGATTCTCAATGGCATCGGCATTCAGGCCTTGAGCCACGCGCCTTCGATGTTCGATATTCAAGGTCAAGGCAACGGGCCAACCACCGCTCTGATCGAAGGCAACGCGAATACTAGGCTCATCCGTAAGTTGGCGCAGCGCAGCGATTTCCCGAGTCTCTGCCAAGTTCAAACGCAAAGTATCCCAGCCCAGAACGTGCATTTGCTCATTCGCAAGCAATCGCGCACATTCAGCAGGCGGGTCCTGCCGACTGGTGACCATTAATGCCAAACCCGTTGGCGCCTCGCTGACAATCAGCTCCCAGAGCCGATGCCAATCAGCGTCTGCCGGCAACTCGTGATAATTGTCGAAGACGAGCAATGCTGGCGTCTTCCATTGGGCGAACAGACTGCGAAAAAACAAGCGGGCGAAGCCCATTGTGTCGGGTCGATGCTCGTTGCCAAATCTGGGCAATGCCGGGCCACGCTTGCGGCTGCCGCTGGCTTGCGCCAGATAGTGAAAGAGCGTTGCCAAGTCGCGATCACTTGGATCCACCTGGTACCAGCAGCCTGACCTTTTGCTGGCTTCTGCATAGCTGGCCAGCATGGCAG
It contains:
- a CDS encoding BTAD domain-containing putative transcriptional regulator; the protein is MLACSGFGTESRDEVDVSHLAKLTRPKLHRVVPRTRLFAELDRCSERPLTWVVGPPGAGKTAMLASYAEASKRSGCWYQVDPSDRDLATLFHYLAQASGSRKRGPALPRFGNEHRPDTMGFARLFFRSLFAQWKTPALLVFDNYHELPADADWHRLWELIVSEAPTGLALMVTSRQDPPAECARLLANEQMHVLGWDTLRLNLAETREIAALRQLTDEPSIRVAFDQSGGWPVALTLNIEHRRRVAQGLNADAIENREWLFDYFAAQIFASIEPEAHVPLMRAALLPNVTAADASAMAAGAAVWPLLERLYKKRMFVERRGDIYQFHDLFRAFLVREFERRQDAQGVANARTQAAVCLMARELPEPAFELAVAANNWPLTAEIVNRFAPLMFEQGRNASLLAWITQLPEALVRGSSWLSLWYGVALAPGSPMQARAQFEHSHELFGEDDRIGKILSCSAVLATHYLEFDHGQVDRWLDRLLPLLDDDPALPAPAAALRVYGAVLFALSYQRPLAALIDPVIAKIQVLLADSGASPNAKVDAATLVLAHLQIAAQFVEADRLIAIVQPWLSDPVLTPNYRALWTLQEAHCRVRQGRDRDAEILYERAQGIAHEHALQLPLLRIYSRFGRAILALCERDADRARIECDAASAHSSLTRRLDRALDLGLRAGIASHLGEPAEAVQRARQQIDLLDQAGPLWLRSQARLLLALYAVDAGDTAIVHHCIDAADQLLVGTCLNHLASASAVVRVYAQVRTDPAKSVHRDLQACVANLEGLYFLRQHPSALAVVLGEALRQSPDSGDLRRAVRNFGLAPPEVDAPGWPWAFAVRMLGRFELLRDGKPLEYSRKLPRKTLALLKAIIALGGTSVSEQRLLDALWPDDDGDVAARAMDATVIRLRVLLGDPAALQQRGGRLSLQPGRWWVDVFAFEQALVKADEAAQRRDVSEAAHLARAQNLYRGAFLEEEDGESWPVATRERLRSRFLHALARHAQQLEAGQQDDAAITLYLKGLDADPAIESFYQGLMRCYQRLGRRSEGIAAYQRLRQVLLATIGLPPAAATERLLQLLRQ